From Methylomonas sp. EFPC3, a single genomic window includes:
- the nifX gene encoding nitrogen fixation protein NifX has translation MDRSSLSRELALRIGLAARALPDTSPKLFVSVLRACAGPVLDETKLAQLGEAQLHQALGNFGVKTDADSVRTALTLLQRPTAHANPAPQPRLADLPGSILVAVGSDDPQQVVGHFGSCRQFLVYQVSASEARLIDIRSVDSDAQRRHDDKNAYRAQLIADCRVLYVASIGGPAAAKIIRYGLHPIKTEQGEAINQVIHQLQSVLSQTPPPWLAKSMGIAPAPRICFEQES, from the coding sequence ATGGACCGGTCGAGCTTAAGCCGGGAACTGGCTCTCAGGATCGGGTTGGCCGCACGCGCCCTGCCCGATACCTCGCCGAAATTGTTCGTCTCGGTGTTGCGCGCCTGCGCCGGCCCCGTGCTTGACGAAACGAAGCTCGCCCAACTCGGCGAAGCGCAATTGCATCAAGCGCTCGGCAATTTCGGTGTAAAAACCGATGCCGATTCGGTGCGCACCGCACTGACGCTCCTGCAACGCCCGACTGCGCACGCCAATCCGGCGCCGCAACCGCGCTTGGCCGACCTGCCCGGCTCCATCCTGGTAGCCGTGGGCAGCGACGATCCGCAACAAGTCGTCGGCCATTTCGGCTCTTGCCGCCAATTCCTGGTGTATCAGGTTTCGGCTAGCGAAGCGCGTTTGATCGATATCCGCAGCGTCGATAGCGACGCCCAACGCCGCCACGACGACAAAAACGCCTACCGCGCGCAATTGATCGCCGATTGCCGCGTACTGTATGTGGCCTCGATCGGCGGGCCGGCCGCCGCCAAAATCATCAGGTACGGCCTGCACCCGATTAAAACCGAGCAAGGCGAAGCGATCAACCAAGTCATCCACCAACTGCAAAGCGTGCTGAGCCAAACCCCGCCGCCATGGCTGGCCAAATCGATGGGGATTGCCCCGGCACCACGCATTTGTTTCGAACAGGAATCTTAA
- a CDS encoding 4Fe-4S binding protein: MSLYIVAEECISCGDCLPVCPTDSIKEGAIVFEINKKTCTECNGDYDEPQCVKVCPIDNCILPLAA; the protein is encoded by the coding sequence ATGTCCCTTTACATCGTAGCCGAAGAGTGTATTTCCTGTGGCGATTGCCTGCCGGTGTGCCCGACCGATTCGATCAAGGAAGGCGCCATCGTCTTTGAAATCAACAAAAAAACCTGTACCGAGTGCAACGGCGATTACGACGAACCGCAATGCGTCAAAGTCTGCCCGATCGACAACTGCATTCTGCCGCTAGCGGCCTAG
- the nifT gene encoding putative nitrogen fixation protein NifT, producing MPSVMLRKREDGKLLFYIAKKDLEETIESLEFDTADKWGGEVMLGDGSKYYFEPLSPAPKIPTTLQAKRLAEE from the coding sequence ATGCCCAGCGTCATGCTTAGAAAGCGCGAAGACGGTAAGCTGTTGTTCTACATTGCTAAAAAAGACTTGGAAGAAACCATAGAATCCCTGGAGTTCGATACCGCCGACAAATGGGGCGGCGAAGTTATGCTCGGCGACGGCTCGAAATACTACTTCGAACCGCTGTCCCCGGCACCGAAAATCCCGACCACGTTACAAGCGAAACGTTTAGCGGAGGAATAA